A region from the Campylobacter blaseri genome encodes:
- the alaS gene encoding alanine--tRNA ligase, with the protein MDIRAEFLNFFKNKKHEIVPSSPLVPNDDTLLFTNAGMVPFKDIFTGLVPAPTPPIRTSCQTCIRAGGKHNDLDNVGYTARHHTFFEMLGNFSFGAYFKKEVIGYAWEFITEVLKLEKDKLYVTVHEKDNEAYEYWKQYVDESRIYKFGDKDNFWQMGDTGPCGPCSEIFYDQGSEHFNTDEDYMGGDGDRFLEIWNLVFMQYERSKDGKLSPLPKPSIDTGMGLERVYAIKEGKFSNYDSSLFMPIIDKIEEICGKKYEYASGASYRVIADHIRSVVFLLAQGVNFDKEGRGYVLRRILRRAVRHGYLLEIKKPFMYKLVDIVCKIMGEHYAYLNEKKDYTKELIKLEEERFFTTIAAGIELFNEELKNTKDIFSGEVAFKLYDTYGFPLDLTLDMLRDKNLNVDEDKFNELMSEQRKRAKASWKGSGDSVKEDGDFKKLLEKFKNNEFIGYENKISKSKILALLDNDFKQVDSLQANETGWIMLDKTPFYAQSGGQCGDTGTINSSSKILDTKKFFGLNLSNVQTKEILKAGDIVKAEVSDTRDMIARHHSATHLLHSALRTILGEHVTQAGSSVEADKLRFDFSHPKALSKEEIQKIESFVNSAISKGAAAKTEIMSIEDAKKSGAIALFGEKYDSNVRVLSFGDVSKELCGGTHVKNISEIGAFLITKESGVSAGVRRIEGICSLEVVKFANSLKEQIFKINDELKSKDPLISIQKLKEEIKTLEKELRDRSSSKPIELSDINGTKVAVAEFEGDIKSKIDELKNQYDKIVIVFFNVVDEKIQIAAGVKNAPIKAGVLVKNIAKILGGGGGGRDDFATAGGKDISKLNEAMDSTKKEIEEQLI; encoded by the coding sequence ATGGATATTAGAGCTGAATTTTTAAATTTTTTTAAAAACAAAAAACATGAAATAGTACCAAGCTCACCATTAGTACCAAATGATGATACACTTTTATTTACAAATGCTGGAATGGTACCATTTAAAGATATTTTTACAGGATTAGTTCCAGCCCCAACTCCTCCAATTAGAACAAGTTGTCAAACTTGCATTAGGGCTGGTGGAAAACATAATGATTTAGATAATGTTGGCTACACAGCAAGACATCACACTTTTTTTGAGATGCTTGGAAATTTTAGCTTTGGAGCATACTTTAAAAAAGAAGTTATAGGATATGCGTGGGAATTTATAACAGAAGTTTTAAAACTTGAAAAAGATAAACTATATGTAACGGTTCATGAAAAAGATAATGAAGCATATGAGTACTGGAAACAGTATGTAGATGAATCAAGAATATATAAATTTGGAGATAAAGATAACTTTTGGCAAATGGGTGATACTGGACCTTGTGGACCTTGTAGTGAGATATTTTACGATCAAGGAAGTGAACATTTCAATACAGATGAAGATTATATGGGTGGTGATGGTGATAGATTTTTAGAAATTTGGAATCTTGTTTTTATGCAGTATGAAAGAAGCAAAGATGGCAAATTAAGTCCACTACCAAAACCTAGCATTGATACTGGAATGGGATTAGAGAGAGTTTATGCTATTAAAGAGGGCAAATTTAGTAACTATGATAGTTCGCTTTTTATGCCAATTATTGACAAAATTGAAGAAATTTGTGGTAAAAAATATGAATACGCAAGTGGTGCAAGTTATAGAGTTATAGCTGATCATATACGCTCAGTTGTATTCTTACTAGCACAAGGTGTAAATTTTGACAAAGAGGGTCGCGGGTATGTTTTAAGGAGAATTTTAAGACGCGCTGTAAGACATGGTTATCTTCTTGAAATTAAAAAGCCTTTTATGTATAAATTAGTAGATATAGTGTGCAAGATTATGGGTGAGCATTATGCCTATCTAAATGAGAAAAAAGATTATACAAAAGAGTTAATAAAACTTGAAGAAGAGAGGTTTTTTACAACCATTGCAGCTGGCATTGAGCTTTTTAATGAAGAGCTTAAAAACACAAAAGATATTTTTAGTGGAGAGGTTGCTTTCAAACTTTATGACACTTACGGATTCCCGCTTGATTTAACATTAGATATGCTTAGAGATAAAAACTTAAATGTCGATGAAGATAAATTTAATGAACTTATGAGCGAGCAACGAAAACGTGCAAAAGCTAGTTGGAAAGGTAGTGGAGATAGTGTAAAAGAAGATGGTGACTTTAAAAAACTTTTAGAAAAATTTAAAAACAATGAGTTTATAGGGTATGAAAATAAAATTTCTAAAAGTAAAATTTTAGCACTGCTTGACAATGATTTCAAACAAGTAGACAGCCTACAAGCAAACGAAACTGGTTGGATAATGCTGGATAAAACTCCATTTTATGCACAAAGTGGAGGACAATGTGGCGACACTGGAACTATCAATTCTAGCTCCAAAATATTAGACACAAAAAAGTTTTTTGGTTTAAATTTATCCAATGTTCAAACTAAAGAAATTTTAAAAGCTGGAGATATAGTAAAAGCAGAAGTTAGTGACACAAGAGATATGATAGCAAGACATCATAGCGCTACTCACCTGCTCCACTCTGCTTTGAGGACTATACTTGGTGAGCATGTAACACAAGCTGGAAGTAGTGTTGAGGCTGATAAGTTAAGATTTGACTTTTCACATCCTAAAGCACTTTCAAAAGAAGAAATTCAAAAAATAGAATCTTTTGTAAATAGTGCAATATCAAAAGGAGCTGCTGCTAAAACAGAGATAATGAGCATAGAAGATGCTAAAAAAAGTGGCGCTATAGCTCTTTTTGGTGAAAAATATGATAGCAACGTAAGGGTTCTTAGTTTTGGCGATGTTAGTAAAGAGCTTTGCGGAGGGACGCATGTTAAAAATATCTCAGAGATTGGAGCATTTTTAATTACAAAAGAGAGCGGTGTTAGTGCTGGAGTTAGAAGAATTGAGGGGATTTGCTCTTTGGAGGTTGTGAAATTTGCAAATAGCCTCAAAGAACAAATATTTAAAATAAATGATGAATTAAAAAGTAAAGACCCGTTAATATCTATTCAAAAACTAAAAGAAGAGATAAAAACACTAGAAAAAGAGTTAAGAGATAGAAGCTCATCAAAACCAATTGAGCTATCAGATATAAATGGTACCAAGGTTGCAGTGGCTGAGTTTGAAGGCGATATTAAATCAAAAATAGATGAATTAAAAAATCAATATGATAAAATAGTTATTGTCTTTTTCAATGTAGTAGATGAAAAAATTCAAATAGCAGCTGGAGTTAAAAATGCTCCCATTAAAGCTGGAGTGTTGGTAAAAAATATAGCTAAAATTCTAGGTGGTGGTGGTGGCGGAAGAGATGACTTTGCAACTGCTGGAGGAAAAGATATAAGTAAGCTGAATGAGGCTATGGATAGTACTAAAAAAGAGATAGAGGAACAACTGATTTGA
- a CDS encoding tetratricopeptide repeat protein: MKKYLALSILIAIFSYFSFFELVDYKNANNAKNAYISGDYEKAISYYGKLKSKEAKFNQANAFYKLNDFNKTIEILNELNLDTLEFEKLHNLGNSFAKLNKIDEGIDAYEKALMIKDDNDTRYNLELLKSLKKKQVEKENEEKEEKENQDSNKTPKDNDKKDDQSTNSKQKQSQSNKTPKKNKSEKQDETDDNSDEHDMKNQQDSNKHKDSNKKKEDEEKLNSQKNVAKLNEKSVNIEEKKWQKLLDERDGIQTLIVPFNKKEDENEEIKPW; the protein is encoded by the coding sequence ATGAAAAAATACTTAGCACTATCAATCCTTATTGCCATATTTTCCTACTTTTCTTTTTTTGAATTGGTTGATTATAAAAACGCAAATAACGCAAAAAATGCCTATATTAGCGGTGATTATGAAAAAGCTATAAGTTATTATGGAAAGCTTAAATCCAAAGAAGCAAAATTTAATCAAGCCAATGCCTTTTATAAGCTAAACGATTTTAATAAAACCATAGAAATTTTAAACGAGTTAAATTTGGATACTTTGGAATTTGAAAAGTTGCATAATTTAGGAAACTCATTTGCAAAATTAAATAAGATTGATGAAGGTATAGATGCTTATGAAAAAGCTTTAATGATAAAAGATGATAACGATACAAGGTATAATCTTGAGCTTTTAAAAAGTTTGAAAAAGAAACAAGTAGAAAAAGAAAATGAGGAAAAAGAAGAAAAAGAAAATCAAGATAGTAATAAAACTCCAAAAGATAATGATAAAAAAGATGATCAAAGCACAAACAGCAAACAAAAACAAAGTCAAAGCAATAAAACTCCGAAAAAAAATAAGAGTGAAAAACAAGACGAAACCGATGATAATAGTGATGAGCACGATATGAAAAACCAGCAAGATAGTAATAAGCACAAAGATAGTAATAAGAAAAAAGAAGATGAAGAAAAATTAAATAGTCAAAAAAATGTTGCAAAATTGAATGAAAAATCTGTAAATATAGAAGAGAAAAAATGGCAAAAGCTTTTAGATGAGAGAGATGGGATACAAACTCTTATTGTGCCTTTTAATAAAAAAGAGGATGAAAATGAAGAAATTAAACCTTGGTAG
- a CDS encoding BatD family protein, protein MKKLNLGSIILTIFLSINVFASAELRLNTPAINKGDLAQFTIIATGNDVKFPIIVDIDEFKVLSTSSSQSINTINRKTIKRFSRTYGFMPNRSVTIPEFEVIVDGRSYKTQKAEIKVVEPEASKDGDNHVFELKIDKTNLVLGDSTKLSFIIKSKIGRNPDRVRLDSLDIDGLLLRRVGDAKRYIDGNYTVEEVEFLLTPLKARTYKIPSIAAYIGTIVSADFFADLEWERVYSKSFKINVEPLPAGIANFGNFNIRTIVDKTKVKANEPVNLTLEIEGFGNIDDIDKFSLNFDGAMVYSDETDLKHGMKNDKYGGKFIQKFALISDRNYTIPSISFRYLDSKTNSVKTIKTDEIKIEVEVDPKSLSSNIETLDSSISKATTITKIEYKNNYLNILFGFMAGALCMFALLKFNFKRTPKEELPIEILIKRSKSDKELFGILLPYAKKDAYIDEILSKLEENIYKSATHNIDKKKLIERLERYFYLSSIK, encoded by the coding sequence ATGAAGAAATTAAACCTTGGTAGTATTATTTTAACCATATTTTTAAGCATAAATGTTTTTGCAAGCGCAGAACTAAGACTTAATACTCCAGCTATTAATAAAGGTGATTTAGCTCAGTTTACCATTATAGCAACTGGAAATGATGTAAAATTTCCTATAATCGTTGATATAGATGAATTTAAAGTCTTATCTACATCTAGCTCACAAAGCATTAATACGATAAATAGAAAAACTATAAAAAGATTTTCAAGAACTTATGGTTTCATGCCAAATAGGAGCGTAACTATACCTGAGTTTGAGGTAATTGTAGATGGTAGGAGTTATAAAACACAAAAAGCAGAGATAAAAGTCGTTGAGCCAGAAGCTAGCAAAGATGGGGATAATCATGTTTTTGAACTTAAAATTGACAAAACTAATCTAGTTTTAGGTGATAGTACTAAGTTAAGCTTTATTATAAAAAGTAAAATAGGAAGAAATCCAGATAGGGTTAGACTAGATAGTTTGGATATAGATGGACTGCTTTTACGAAGGGTTGGTGATGCTAAAAGATATATTGATGGCAATTACACAGTAGAAGAGGTGGAGTTTCTTCTTACGCCTTTAAAAGCACGAACATATAAAATTCCATCAATTGCAGCATATATTGGCACGATAGTCTCGGCTGATTTTTTTGCTGATTTAGAGTGGGAGAGGGTGTATTCAAAATCTTTTAAGATAAATGTTGAGCCACTTCCAGCTGGAATTGCAAATTTTGGTAATTTTAACATAAGAACTATTGTTGATAAAACAAAGGTAAAAGCCAATGAGCCGGTAAATTTAACTCTTGAGATAGAAGGCTTTGGCAATATAGACGATATTGATAAATTTAGTTTAAATTTTGATGGTGCTATGGTTTACTCAGATGAAACAGATCTAAAGCATGGTATGAAAAATGACAAATACGGCGGTAAATTTATACAAAAATTTGCACTAATTTCTGATAGAAACTATACTATACCTAGTATATCTTTTAGATATTTAGATAGTAAAACAAATAGCGTAAAGACTATAAAAACAGATGAGATAAAAATTGAAGTAGAGGTAGATCCAAAAAGTTTAAGTAGTAATATAGAAACACTAGATTCTTCTATATCAAAAGCAACAACTATAACCAAAATTGAATATAAAAATAATTATTTAAACATATTGTTTGGCTTTATGGCTGGAGCTTTATGTATGTTTGCGCTTTTGAAATTTAATTTTAAGAGAACTCCAAAAGAAGAGTTGCCTATTGAAATTTTGATTAAAAGATCAAAAAGCGATAAAGAACTTTTTGGTATTTTACTTCCATATGCTAAAAAAGATGCATATATAGATGAGATTTTATCAAAGCTAGAAGAAAATATCTATAAAAGTGCAACGCATAATATAGATAAGAAAAAGCTAATTGAAAGACTTGAGAGATATTTTTATCTAAGTTCAATAAAGTAA
- the maf gene encoding septum formation inhibitor Maf has translation MIYLASSSSSRAKILKDNNIEFKQIPFDYDESGVNKKNIYKYPYEIVTLKQKQFMKAYKNITNVLFADSVVAVNNQIFGKAKDDEEALFMIEEQSGNYSSVISAFIFNSEDKIITNLSITTYKFAKFNKDDIENYIKTKEYKGKAGAMMIEGFNKKYIVKQKGNTSTAMGLNIEALKAYL, from the coding sequence ATGATCTATTTAGCCTCAAGTTCATCATCAAGAGCTAAGATACTAAAAGACAATAATATAGAATTTAAACAAATTCCATTTGATTATGATGAGAGTGGGGTTAATAAAAAAAATATTTATAAATATCCATATGAAATTGTTACTTTAAAACAAAAACAGTTTATGAAAGCCTATAAAAATATCACAAATGTTTTATTTGCTGACAGTGTTGTTGCTGTAAATAATCAAATTTTTGGCAAAGCTAAAGATGATGAAGAGGCACTTTTTATGATTGAAGAGCAAAGTGGTAATTACTCAAGCGTTATAAGTGCTTTTATATTTAACTCAGAAGATAAAATAATCACAAACTTAAGTATAACAACTTATAAATTTGCTAAATTTAATAAAGACGATATTGAAAATTATATAAAAACTAAAGAGTATAAAGGAAAAGCTGGGGCTATGATGATAGAAGGTTTTAATAAAAAATATATAGTGAAACAAAAAGGAAATACAAGCACAGCAATGGGACTTAATATAGAGGCTTTAAAGGCATACTTATGA
- a CDS encoding pentapeptide repeat-containing protein → MNDKELKEILEAEFLDIRCYINNDSITISPESITHRPFEIKWFKKIEDILATSKPKSSITFRYFIFLDEVDLINHQITFENCAFNYPFNIDSKEYNKALKFKNCQFNLEENLIFDNNNKTNFINNIQFLNCNFNSDFKINSQNFKKLEFKDCIFNEDIKIDCCKIHNLVFWNTRHSEVIFNKEINFDNTKLNDVDFIDYIFTKYPCSCYMSKLKNQNYTNCKFNFDFNYITEKDILNLKFENCIFTGNVNFNNTEFNQNLSFKNSKFEKEFRFENVKFLQDNDKNK, encoded by the coding sequence TTGAACGATAAAGAATTAAAAGAAATATTAGAAGCAGAATTTCTTGATATTCGTTGTTATATAAACAATGATTCAATTACGATAAGTCCAGAGAGTATAACACATAGACCATTTGAGATAAAATGGTTTAAAAAGATTGAAGACATATTGGCAACCTCAAAACCTAAATCTAGTATTACATTTAGATATTTTATTTTTTTAGATGAAGTTGATTTAATAAATCATCAAATAACTTTTGAAAATTGTGCTTTTAATTATCCATTTAATATAGATTCCAAAGAATACAATAAAGCCTTAAAATTTAAAAATTGTCAATTTAATTTAGAAGAAAATTTAATTTTTGACAATAATAACAAAACTAATTTTATAAATAATATTCAATTTTTAAATTGTAATTTCAATTCTGATTTTAAAATAAATAGCCAAAATTTTAAAAAGCTAGAATTTAAAGATTGTATTTTTAATGAAGATATAAAAATTGATTGCTGTAAAATACATAATTTAGTTTTTTGGAATACTCGACATTCTGAAGTTATTTTTAACAAAGAAATAAATTTTGATAATACTAAACTAAATGATGTAGATTTTATAGACTATATATTTACAAAATATCCGTGTTCATGTTATATGTCAAAACTTAAAAATCAAAATTACACAAATTGTAAATTTAATTTTGATTTTAACTACATAACCGAAAAAGATATTTTAAATTTGAAATTTGAAAATTGTATTTTTACTGGAAATGTAAATTTTAATAATACTGAGTTTAATCAAAATTTATCTTTTAAGAATTCTAAATTTGAAAAAGAATTTAGATTTGAAAATGTTAAATTTTTACAAGATAATGATAAAAACAAATAA
- a CDS encoding transglycosylase domain-containing protein produces the protein MKFIVRAIFGFAIVSVFTAIGIFIYFYSEIEHDLNNIIDYKPTLTTQIYDRNGDLIANVFDGENRVYAKYENIPGKMIEALVAIEDTNFFEHEGINVEAILRAIIKDIETMSFAQGASTITQQLVKNILLTNEKKLDRKIKEMILSLKLEKELSKEEILERYFNEVYFGHGYYGIKTAALGYFRKELDELTLKEIAMLVGLPKAPSSYDPTRHLNLSLSRANRVIERMYEIGWISKIDYENGLREEPTIYDDSLTQNKAPYVVDEVIKEANRFLPNLKTSGYKIYTSVDLKVQKMAHDALVFGYNEILKRDKDANESILNGAITVTDPTNGDVLALVGGVDYSKSNFNRATQSRRQTGSSFKPFIYQVALEEGYSPMSEVADIPRTFDDGSNKEWAPKNYSKNYDGYITIKTALQKSRNLATVNLMYSLGTKEVVDTLRSWGFKNLPYALSVSLGSYGISPLDYSRLYSMFAGGGVVSTPKFMVRATSFYGGETIFKPEQIELIKPEQAYLMVDMMKNVINSGTGRAARVKGIQIAGKTGTSNNNIDAWFCGYTPELLIMIWYGNDNYTPMRNVEVGGRTAAPVFKKLVEDYIKEFPETKRVFSVPKGVYSKIYKGKDELYTTTSPLPSQERIPDNFDYETGTGGGSSLLF, from the coding sequence ATGAAATTTATAGTAAGAGCTATATTTGGCTTTGCAATAGTATCTGTATTTACAGCTATTGGTATATTTATCTATTTTTATTCAGAAATTGAGCACGATTTAAATAATATTATAGATTATAAACCCACCCTTACGACTCAAATTTATGATAGAAATGGTGATTTGATAGCAAATGTCTTTGATGGAGAAAATAGGGTCTATGCTAAATATGAAAATATTCCTGGAAAGATGATAGAGGCACTAGTTGCTATAGAAGATACAAACTTTTTTGAACATGAGGGGATTAATGTAGAGGCTATTCTTAGAGCTATCATAAAAGATATTGAGACGATGAGTTTTGCACAAGGAGCATCTACCATAACACAGCAACTTGTTAAAAATATCCTTTTAACCAATGAGAAAAAATTAGATAGAAAAATCAAAGAGATGATTTTATCTCTTAAACTGGAAAAAGAGCTCTCTAAGGAGGAAATTTTAGAGAGATATTTTAATGAGGTTTATTTTGGACATGGATACTATGGTATAAAAACAGCAGCTCTGGGCTATTTTAGAAAAGAGCTTGATGAGCTAACACTTAAAGAGATAGCAATGCTTGTTGGTCTTCCTAAGGCTCCTAGTAGTTATGATCCTACAAGGCATCTAAATCTATCTTTATCACGTGCTAATAGAGTCATTGAAAGAATGTATGAGATTGGATGGATAAGCAAAATAGACTATGAAAATGGACTTAGAGAAGAACCTACTATCTATGATGATAGTCTTACACAAAACAAAGCACCTTATGTAGTTGATGAAGTTATAAAAGAGGCAAATAGATTTTTACCGAATTTAAAAACTAGTGGATATAAAATCTATACGAGCGTGGATCTTAAAGTTCAAAAAATGGCACATGATGCTTTGGTTTTTGGCTATAACGAAATCTTAAAAAGAGACAAAGATGCCAATGAAAGTATTTTAAATGGAGCTATTACGGTTACAGATCCTACAAATGGAGATGTGTTAGCATTAGTTGGTGGTGTTGATTATAGTAAAAGTAATTTTAACCGTGCAACACAAAGCAGAAGACAAACAGGCTCTAGCTTTAAGCCATTTATATATCAAGTTGCGCTAGAAGAAGGCTACTCTCCAATGAGTGAAGTGGCTGACATACCAAGAACATTTGATGATGGTTCAAACAAAGAGTGGGCGCCTAAAAACTATAGTAAAAACTATGATGGCTATATTACTATAAAAACGGCACTCCAAAAATCAAGAAATTTAGCAACTGTAAATTTAATGTATTCGCTAGGAACCAAAGAGGTGGTAGATACTTTAAGAAGTTGGGGGTTTAAAAATCTTCCTTACGCCCTATCAGTATCCCTTGGAAGTTATGGAATTTCTCCACTTGATTACTCAAGATTATACTCTATGTTTGCAGGAGGTGGTGTGGTTAGCACCCCTAAATTTATGGTTAGAGCCACTAGTTTTTATGGTGGAGAGACTATCTTTAAACCTGAGCAGATTGAGCTTATAAAACCTGAACAAGCATATCTAATGGTAGATATGATGAAAAACGTTATAAATAGTGGAACAGGTAGAGCAGCTAGGGTAAAAGGCATACAAATAGCTGGAAAAACTGGCACTTCAAACAATAACATAGATGCATGGTTTTGCGGGTATACCCCTGAACTTTTAATTATGATATGGTATGGAAACGATAACTATACGCCTATGAGAAATGTAGAAGTTGGAGGAAGAACTGCAGCTCCTGTATTTAAAAAATTAGTTGAAGACTATATAAAAGAATTTCCTGAAACAAAAAGAGTATTTAGCGTTCCAAAAGGGGTATATAGTAAAATATATAAAGGTAAAGATGAGCTATACACAACAACTTCGCCTCTTCCATCTCAAGAGAGAATTCCTGATAATTTTGACTACGAAACAGGAACGGGTGGCGGAAGTTCGCTATTATTTTAG
- a CDS encoding VWA domain-containing protein, producing the protein MSILNPYYLILLIIPFLLIFFIAKKRDFNSYFSKDVLKEIQIKKYGFSKKTRSYCLIAALIFAILALSRPYIDNGKIKIKSEQVDVAIGLDVSQSMSVDDIYPNRLEFSKRKIFAFMENAFDKDVSLIGFSSRAFLVSPLTNDFNSLKYLVENLKFSHLNLKGTSIMSLLEATNTMFKDEKNKILIIFTDGGDNEDFSKEIRYAKSNNIAVFVYLTATEKGSLFKADNGDVVLLKANENIRNLALETGGAFVRFSLSNEDMKELNSLTSAKFKNQEEKEKTIYNRQELFYYPLILAIIFFIMANFSLMDRRKI; encoded by the coding sequence ATGAGTATCTTAAATCCTTATTATTTAATTTTACTTATCATCCCTTTTTTGCTAATATTTTTTATTGCCAAAAAAAGAGATTTTAATTCCTATTTTTCAAAAGATGTTTTAAAAGAAATTCAGATAAAAAAATATGGCTTTAGTAAAAAAACTCGCTCATATTGTTTGATTGCAGCACTGATATTTGCTATTTTAGCACTTTCTAGACCATATATTGATAATGGTAAAATTAAGATTAAATCAGAGCAGGTAGATGTAGCCATAGGGCTTGATGTATCGCAATCAATGAGTGTGGATGATATTTACCCTAATAGGCTTGAGTTTTCAAAAAGAAAAATTTTTGCATTTATGGAAAATGCTTTTGATAAAGATGTTTCCTTAATAGGTTTTAGTAGTAGAGCTTTTTTGGTATCTCCTTTAACAAATGACTTTAATTCACTAAAATATCTTGTAGAAAATCTTAAATTTAGCCATCTAAATTTAAAAGGGACAAGCATTATGTCATTGCTAGAAGCTACAAATACTATGTTTAAAGATGAAAAAAATAAAATTCTAATTATCTTTACAGATGGTGGAGATAATGAAGATTTTTCTAAAGAGATAAGGTATGCTAAAAGTAACAATATCGCAGTTTTTGTATATTTAACGGCTACTGAAAAAGGATCTCTTTTTAAGGCCGATAATGGGGATGTGGTTTTACTAAAAGCCAATGAAAACATTAGAAATTTAGCACTTGAAACAGGCGGAGCCTTTGTTAGATTTTCTTTAAGCAATGAAGATATGAAAGAGTTAAATAGCCTAACTAGTGCTAAGTTTAAAAACCAAGAAGAAAAAGAAAAAACTATCTATAATAGACAAGAGCTTTTTTACTATCCTTTAATCTTGGCTATAATCTTTTTTATTATGGCAAATTTTTCTTTAATGGATAGGAGAAAAATATGA
- a CDS encoding vWA domain-containing protein, which yields MLTFEYPLVFLGLVVYFILVRYFKAKNDSLYFSNISMLKEASKKQNLILSLLKFFSVLFLIIALASPIKKDELEEQKGKGYEIALLIDVSASMLKDDKFANIKKIAKEFIQKRKDDSLALTVFADFAYVAVPLTYDKDSILRLLDMIEVGVAGSRRTALYEALFLGANLFENSIAKEKIIVLATDGMDNSNTVPIDVAIDRAKKYGIKVHTIGIGRNTDYNPLNHDYNSYVLRKIARATGGKEFHAKSNEKLKEIYEEIDALEKSEVKKQRHYKKTYYYQIFLGLAILTLIALFLYRNKKEVI from the coding sequence ATGTTAACATTTGAGTATCCTTTGGTTTTTTTAGGCTTAGTTGTTTATTTTATCTTGGTTAGATATTTTAAGGCTAAAAATGATAGCTTATATTTTTCTAATATCTCTATGCTTAAAGAAGCTAGCAAAAAGCAAAATTTAATCCTAAGTCTGCTTAAGTTTTTTTCTGTGCTATTTTTAATTATAGCTCTTGCAAGTCCTATAAAAAAAGATGAATTAGAGGAGCAAAAAGGCAAAGGTTATGAGATAGCACTTTTAATAGATGTTAGTGCTTCTATGCTTAAAGATGATAAATTTGCTAATATTAAAAAAATTGCAAAAGAGTTTATTCAAAAGAGAAAAGATGATAGCTTAGCACTTACTGTTTTTGCTGATTTTGCTTATGTTGCAGTTCCTTTGACTTATGATAAAGATAGTATTTTAAGGCTTTTAGATATGATAGAGGTCGGTGTTGCAGGAAGTAGAAGAACAGCACTTTATGAAGCACTGTTCTTGGGTGCAAATTTGTTTGAAAATAGCATTGCAAAAGAAAAAATCATAGTTTTAGCAACTGATGGTATGGATAACTCAAACACTGTTCCTATAGATGTAGCAATTGATAGGGCTAAGAAATATGGCATTAAAGTCCATACAATAGGGATAGGAAGAAACACAGATTATAATCCTCTTAATCATGATTATAATTCCTATGTTTTAAGAAAAATAGCTAGAGCAACAGGTGGAAAAGAGTTTCATGCAAAGTCCAATGAAAAGCTAAAAGAAATATATGAAGAGATTGATGCTTTAGAAAAAAGTGAAGTTAAAAAACAAAGACATTATAAAAAAACTTACTATTACCAAATATTTTTAGGATTAGCTATATTGACATTGATAGCTTTATTTTTATATAGAAACAAAAAAGAGGTCATATGA